The Flavobacterium psychrotrophum region ACGGTTTTAAAAGGATGGGACTGGGCACACCAAACCTATGAGTTTACCCTGCCAAGGACAAAAGATGCTATTCGCATACTGGTAATAGACCCAAGTGAAACTATGGCAGACGTTAACAAAGAAGATAACGTGTATTACAGGAAGTAGTAGACCAAGCAGTTAAAGAAAACAGGCAGCTCCATAACTGGCTGCCTGTTTTTTTGTAAGTATGCGCTAAAAGAACCCCGGAGGGGTGCCATAGCTATAGCATAAAATTAAACCACAAAAAAACAGCTCCGGAGGAGCGGCACATTACCATCTTCCGGAGCTGTTTTCATTTTTTTTGCGAACGCTATTTAAGGCAGGAAATTATAACATTCCCAGTTCAAGCTTGGCTTCTTCACTCATAAGGTCGCGGGTCCATGGCGGGTCGAAGGTAATTTCAACCTCAGCAGCAGCAACGCCTTCTATCCTTTTAATTTTCTCTTCTACCTCTGCCGGAAGGCTTTCTGCTACCGGGCAGTTTGGCGATGTAAGGGTCATTAATATTTTAACCTCATGGTCTGTATTAACCATAACGTCATATATCAGGCCAAGTTCATAAATATCTACGGGTATCTCAGGGTCATAAATGCCTTTAAGCACCTTTACGATCTCTTCGCCCAGTTGTGCGGTGTCTATTTCCATATCTTTAGTTTTTAGCACTGTAAGCCAGTGCATACATTTTAATCTGTTTTATCATGCTCACAAGGCC contains the following coding sequences:
- a CDS encoding SUF system Fe-S cluster assembly protein — its product is MEIDTAQLGEEIVKVLKGIYDPEIPVDIYELGLIYDVMVNTDHEVKILMTLTSPNCPVAESLPAEVEEKIKRIEGVAAAEVEITFDPPWTRDLMSEEAKLELGML